In Nostoc sp. CENA543, a single genomic region encodes these proteins:
- a CDS encoding glycosyltransferase family 2 protein has translation MFSIYILTYNEELDIAACIESAMLSDDIIVVDSCSSDRTVEIASRYPVRVVQHAFESHGRQRTWMLESIPPKHEWVYILEADERMTPELFAECEQAKENPDYIGYYVAERVIFLNQWIRRSTQYPRYQMRLFRHGKVWFTDYGHTEREVCEGATSFLKETYPHYTCSKGLSRWIEKHNRYSTDEARETLYQLENGKVDWRDLFFGKSEVERRRALKDLSLRLPARPFLRFLYMYFLLGGCLDGRAGLAWCTLQAFYEYLILLKAWEMKYIPTPSLEAPLPQPSQLEVSCTTSETAK, from the coding sequence ATGTTTTCTATCTACATACTGACATATAACGAAGAATTAGATATTGCTGCTTGTATTGAGTCGGCAATGCTTTCAGATGATATTATTGTGGTCGATTCATGCAGTAGCGATCGCACCGTCGAAATTGCCAGTCGCTATCCTGTACGTGTCGTACAGCACGCCTTTGAGAGCCACGGCAGACAACGCACCTGGATGTTAGAATCTATACCACCTAAGCACGAGTGGGTGTACATTCTAGAAGCTGATGAACGAATGACACCCGAACTATTTGCTGAATGTGAACAAGCAAAAGAAAATCCAGATTATATAGGTTATTACGTTGCCGAACGGGTAATTTTCTTAAACCAATGGATTCGCCGCAGCACCCAGTATCCGCGCTATCAAATGCGTCTTTTCCGTCATGGGAAAGTTTGGTTTACAGACTATGGTCATACGGAACGAGAAGTGTGTGAAGGCGCAACCAGTTTTTTAAAGGAAACCTATCCCCACTACACTTGTAGCAAAGGTTTGAGCCGTTGGATTGAAAAACACAACCGTTATTCTACGGATGAAGCCAGGGAAACACTGTATCAATTAGAAAATGGAAAAGTAGATTGGCGAGATTTGTTTTTTGGCAAGTCTGAAGTAGAAAGACGACGAGCGTTAAAAGATTTATCTTTGCGCCTACCTGCTAGACCATTCCTACGCTTTTTGTATATGTACTTTCTGTTGGGTGGCTGCTTGGATGGACGGGCTGGGTTAGCTTGGTGTACCTTACAGGCTTTTTATGAATATCTCATTTTGCTGAAAGCTTGGGAGATGAAATATATCCCTACTCCCAGTCTCGAAGCACCATTACCTCAGCCTAGTCAACTAGAAGTGAGTTGTACAACTTCCGAAACTGCCAAATAG
- a CDS encoding DUF502 domain-containing protein, with amino-acid sequence MNTNKEISTILNKENRGLGIDRLKQDLKNDLIAGLLVVIPLATTIWLTITIANWVIDFLTQVPKQLNPFDGLHPILVNVLNLAVGLAVPLLSILLIGLMARNIAGRWLLDFGERLLQAIPLAGQVYKTLKQLLETLIKDSNNKFRRVILVEYPRKGMWAIAFVTGLIGSEIQAQMSRPMLSIFIPTTPNPTTGWYAVVPEDEVINLSMSVEDAFKIIVSGGIVSPNTSLPPLVITKEHKAEKPNNDIQRPIIPVEES; translated from the coding sequence ATGAATACGAATAAAGAAATTTCCACTATTCTAAATAAGGAGAATAGGGGCTTGGGAATTGATCGCTTAAAGCAGGACTTGAAGAATGACTTAATAGCTGGGTTGTTGGTGGTGATTCCGCTAGCGACAACTATTTGGCTGACAATTACTATTGCTAATTGGGTAATTGACTTTCTCACTCAAGTTCCGAAACAACTTAATCCCTTTGATGGATTACACCCGATTTTAGTTAATGTCCTCAATTTAGCGGTGGGTCTAGCTGTACCCTTACTCAGTATCCTGCTGATTGGGTTGATGGCACGTAATATTGCGGGACGCTGGTTATTAGATTTTGGGGAGCGATTATTACAGGCCATTCCTTTAGCTGGACAGGTATACAAAACCTTGAAACAGCTTTTGGAAACACTGATTAAAGATTCCAATAATAAGTTTCGACGGGTGATTTTAGTAGAATACCCCCGCAAAGGAATGTGGGCGATCGCATTTGTCACTGGCTTAATTGGGAGCGAAATTCAAGCCCAGATGTCCCGCCCCATGTTGAGTATTTTTATTCCCACAACTCCCAACCCGACCACAGGATGGTACGCCGTAGTTCCAGAAGATGAAGTAATCAACCTTTCTATGTCGGTGGAAGACGCGTTTAAAATCATTGTCTCTGGTGGGATTGTTTCCCCTAATACATCCCTACCCCCTTTAGTCATCACCAAAGAACATAAAGCAGAAAAGCCTAATAACGATATCCAAAGACCAATCATTCCCGTTGAAGAAAGCTAA
- the nusB gene encoding transcription antitermination factor NusB: MQDRKPQQIARELALLSLSQLPVNPKKLTEEHLPKLVLATVRTLRAEVQDTLDNASGELQRSHDRLLTSETRASDLNTARTMLKEAIEYTQTAINQLGAALEFPELIQLANQDREVGKYAIKLVQTVSEHRTVIDEQISLALVDWQVTRLAQIDRDILRIAVAEMRFLNLPDRVAINEAVELAKRYSGDEGHRFINGVLRRVTEQKQTA; this comes from the coding sequence ATGCAAGACCGTAAACCTCAACAAATAGCCCGTGAGCTGGCACTTTTAAGCTTGAGCCAGTTACCTGTCAATCCCAAAAAATTGACAGAAGAACACCTTCCTAAACTAGTGTTAGCAACAGTACGCACCTTAAGGGCAGAAGTACAAGACACTTTAGACAACGCATCTGGGGAATTACAACGTAGTCATGACCGCCTGTTAACCAGTGAAACTCGTGCCTCAGACCTGAATACTGCTAGAACCATGCTCAAAGAGGCAATAGAATATACCCAAACTGCTATTAATCAGTTAGGTGCAGCCCTAGAGTTTCCTGAATTGATTCAACTGGCTAATCAGGATCGGGAAGTCGGTAAATACGCCATCAAACTTGTCCAAACCGTTAGCGAGCATCGGACGGTAATTGATGAACAAATTTCTCTAGCTTTGGTAGATTGGCAAGTGACCCGTTTAGCTCAAATTGATCGTGATATCCTACGGATTGCTGTAGCAGAAATGCGCTTCCTCAATCTTCCAGATCGAGTGGCTATTAACGAAGCGGTGGAATTAGCAAAACGATATAGCGGCGACGAAGGACACCGATTTATCAATGGTGTTCTGCGTCGAGTCACAGAGCAGAAACAAACAGCTTAG
- the ftsY gene encoding signal recognition particle-docking protein FtsY, with product MVFNWFNRQEKDSPSPQPGETPPTPEPQPESAATSSTTADAATDSTADLLAFAKAAYKNIQEKQNSQTDSADVSTDAPPSETETPTATTEVTENPPEAAVSTEESAEISDNTQGLVESATSSESSLESEIAQEEIPAAPLSFLERAAAEREAKQERLIANAIEVPEPEVVPPDATTSESLETIPGLDFDEGFVWSAEVLASQGRRAEDISIEEITWLKKLREGLDKTRRNILNQLKAIVGQGPLNQAAVAEIEALLLQADVGVEATDHIINALQKKLREEVTPPEAAIAYLKQILREMLEAPLQTTHKASFAPEKDTLNIWLITGVNGAGKTTTIGKLSHLAQKSGYRCLIGAADTFRAAAVEQVKVWGQRSGVEVIANPGKNTDPAAVVFDAIAAAQSRNTELLLVDTAGRLQNKKNLMDELSKIRRIIDKKAPDAKIESLLVLDATLGQNGLRQAEVFSQAAQLSGVVLTKLDGTAKGGVALAVVQQLGLPIRFIGAGEGIEDLRPFSSYEFVEALLSG from the coding sequence ATGGTTTTTAATTGGTTCAATCGTCAAGAAAAAGACTCACCATCTCCACAACCAGGAGAAACACCTCCAACCCCAGAACCCCAACCAGAGTCAGCCGCAACGTCATCAACAACAGCCGACGCTGCAACAGACTCAACGGCCGACTTGTTGGCGTTTGCTAAAGCCGCTTATAAAAATATTCAAGAAAAGCAAAATTCTCAAACAGACTCAGCAGATGTTTCTACGGATGCTCCCCCATCTGAAACAGAAACCCCCACAGCTACAACCGAAGTTACAGAAAATCCCCCAGAAGCGGCAGTATCTACTGAAGAGTCAGCAGAAATAAGTGATAATACACAAGGATTAGTAGAATCAGCTACAAGCAGCGAAAGTTCTCTTGAGTCGGAAATTGCTCAAGAAGAAATACCCGCAGCTCCTTTATCTTTTTTAGAAAGAGCCGCAGCAGAAAGGGAAGCCAAGCAAGAAAGACTCATTGCCAATGCTATTGAAGTACCAGAACCGGAAGTAGTTCCGCCAGATGCAACTACATCTGAAAGCTTAGAAACAATTCCCGGACTAGATTTCGATGAAGGATTTGTTTGGTCAGCAGAAGTATTAGCCTCACAGGGTAGACGAGCAGAAGATATATCGATTGAAGAAATTACTTGGCTCAAGAAGTTACGGGAAGGATTAGACAAAACCCGTCGCAATATCCTGAATCAACTCAAGGCGATTGTGGGACAAGGGCCACTCAATCAGGCGGCGGTTGCAGAAATTGAGGCTTTATTGTTGCAAGCTGATGTAGGTGTAGAAGCGACTGACCATATTATTAATGCACTCCAGAAGAAACTGCGAGAAGAAGTTACACCACCAGAAGCCGCGATCGCCTACTTAAAACAAATCCTGCGGGAGATGCTAGAAGCTCCCCTCCAAACTACCCATAAAGCCAGTTTTGCCCCCGAAAAAGATACCCTGAATATTTGGTTAATTACAGGGGTAAATGGTGCGGGTAAAACTACCACCATTGGTAAACTCTCTCACCTGGCACAAAAATCTGGTTATCGCTGTTTGATTGGTGCAGCAGATACCTTCCGAGCAGCAGCAGTAGAACAGGTAAAAGTTTGGGGGCAAAGGAGTGGTGTGGAAGTCATCGCCAACCCTGGTAAAAATACAGACCCAGCAGCAGTGGTGTTTGATGCGATCGCCGCAGCCCAATCACGTAACACAGAATTACTCTTGGTTGATACCGCAGGCAGATTGCAAAATAAGAAAAATTTAATGGACGAACTCAGCAAAATTCGGCGGATTATCGACAAAAAAGCCCCTGATGCCAAAATTGAGTCTCTTTTAGTTTTAGATGCTACTCTTGGTCAAAATGGACTACGACAAGCGGAAGTTTTTTCCCAAGCAGCTCAACTCAGTGGCGTAGTTTTAACCAAACTTGATGGAACTGCTAAGGGCGGTGTAGCCCTAGCGGTAGTACAACAGCTAGGTCTACCCATCCGCTTTATTGGAGCAGGTGAAGGAATTGAGGACTTACGTCCTTTTTCTAGTTATGAATTTGTGGAAGCCTTATTAAGTGGCTAG